A DNA window from Dendrosporobacter quercicolus contains the following coding sequences:
- a CDS encoding alpha/beta fold hydrolase, translating into MPLLKTAKTSLFYSDDGDGKPLIFIHGLGASGKMFEPQITEFSPTHRVICPDLRGSGRSGRLTGPVAGLLDRQCDDIADLMDCLGVPRAVVCGVSYGGVVTCHFALRYPEKVRAVIIVDSAGDTEPVSVKERLILISLCAAFWLIYLPLPLLLSAIRRQYRRWPLAARHIAHIAKNLRKRETVLQQFALLRANHTRRLHQLNCPVLGIVGSALAISLRLMQRAMQKIRDSELYVITNSIDPTNLCQPERFAELVRGFLNRLNW; encoded by the coding sequence ATGCCATTGTTAAAAACCGCGAAAACAAGCTTATTTTATTCTGATGACGGCGACGGCAAGCCGCTGATATTCATTCACGGCCTGGGCGCCAGCGGCAAAATGTTTGAACCGCAAATAACGGAATTCAGCCCGACGCACCGGGTTATCTGCCCCGATTTGCGGGGCAGCGGCCGGTCAGGACGTCTGACCGGCCCTGTCGCCGGCCTGCTTGACCGTCAATGCGATGATATCGCCGATTTAATGGATTGCCTGGGTGTACCCCGTGCTGTAGTCTGCGGTGTTTCCTACGGCGGCGTAGTCACCTGTCATTTTGCTTTACGTTATCCTGAAAAAGTCCGGGCGGTGATTATTGTCGACTCAGCCGGCGATACCGAGCCGGTCAGTGTGAAGGAAAGGCTCATTTTAATTAGCCTTTGCGCCGCTTTCTGGCTGATTTACCTGCCCTTGCCCCTGCTGCTGTCGGCAATCAGGCGCCAATACCGGCGCTGGCCGCTGGCCGCGCGCCATATTGCCCATATCGCTAAAAACCTGCGCAAACGGGAAACGGTATTGCAGCAATTTGCCCTGCTGCGGGCTAACCACACCAGACGGCTTCACCAATTGAACTGCCCGGTCCTCGGCATTGTCGGCAGCGCTTTGGCAATAAGCCTTCGTCTGATGCAGCGCGCCATGCAAAAAATCAGAGACTCCGAACTGTATGTCATCACCAATTCCATAGACCCCACCAACCTTTGCCAGCCGGAACGCTTCGCCGAACTGGTTCGCGGGTTTCTAAACCGGCTTAACTGGTAA